One window from the genome of Hyphomonas neptunium ATCC 15444 encodes:
- a CDS encoding intermembrane phospholipid transport protein YdbH family protein, with protein sequence MWLLRKPIAEQALDAWCADRDLTCDAKFTQIGAGGATLTGVRISAGADVPAEAQEVSARLSWPGFFVPRIDGISITGLEMRGTLDPTGLKFYGLERLAAPTGGGGGTAPPIEIRDARIYLETPFGPAAATLNVSGVVPENATASLALDPARLALGEARMVLGEAFLTARIVDGAVTGELRLAADEAQANGHSASGFSLAAQAAFPLSGEGATSLEWSARLAEGTAPEASIAGLRTRGRAEFDALPDMSASSVLDALTLTVAQAEFDQAEASGWRIGQSLFSAELEGEGGVFQGPVSLEAGALAGPPGTARQLRLAGDLARTADKRIDFTGGVQLNGTALTAETLAPATNALALPGVLAAHGAELSGALSRAAQDFDTAFGLRAAYQDGDLRVEADGPSALAAASGLRLEANGPDGGSWLRVQDQQVLMNGRLSLSGGGAPDLSADMGTATLSADALSLEGAAISLAPWSAGGRTIAAELTALDFSRQAEGFQAKGQGDFTLTGELEGVTLERTRLAGGLSAVQDASGLRVQADGAPCLRVTSDGIVTGGITIPDAAFNICPADGRFIRQGESLAGSARLGDLDIPMQFSGGQGVMALRGAAVDWTLASGFSMLVSADTLSMPMTLGENTLTLDSGDPEIRLATGAGPVRIVAGLGQTQFGGGLIPANVSAAHFGFEGTSAPGGLSGDVSADGVRIADTLEDAIYEPVVGDFTGRIEGQRLVASGPFRLEAFGTQIATANADINIFDLDGTATLKSERLVFVPGGVQPSMISRRLVGLFTSAEGAFTGDAAFKITDGDIQGTADLTVTDFGFQTTRLGRVQGISGKVAFTDVMKLTTAPDQEITIASVNPGIPFSDGQVFFGLDEGKTLRLSSVTFPFAGGQLALAPLDWSLGEVTGQRVEVTASSLNLTQLIEVLKLPDTAAEGTVSGSFPIEFSQNSVIVRDARLMADGGGRLSYTGGAVNAAAENDPTAAMAFNALRDLEFYVLEVSLSGDLADRMQAGLVLAGRNVRSVPVGGAITMPPGQAFEFSMNFNLPLAQLIEQGLQSSNASALIDLATRPAEEVEAEPE encoded by the coding sequence GTGTGGCTGCTGCGCAAACCGATTGCTGAACAGGCTCTGGACGCCTGGTGCGCCGACCGCGATCTGACCTGCGATGCGAAGTTCACCCAGATCGGTGCGGGCGGCGCCACGCTCACCGGCGTGCGTATCAGCGCTGGCGCGGATGTGCCCGCAGAGGCCCAGGAAGTGAGCGCCCGGCTCTCCTGGCCCGGTTTTTTCGTCCCGCGTATTGACGGCATTTCGATCACCGGTCTGGAAATGCGCGGCACGCTCGATCCCACGGGCCTGAAATTCTATGGGCTGGAGCGTCTGGCGGCGCCTACGGGCGGGGGCGGGGGCACAGCGCCGCCCATCGAGATCCGCGACGCCCGCATTTACCTTGAAACACCCTTTGGCCCGGCGGCGGCCACGCTGAATGTTTCCGGCGTCGTACCGGAAAACGCCACCGCGTCTCTCGCCCTCGATCCGGCCCGTCTGGCGCTCGGTGAGGCACGGATGGTGCTGGGCGAGGCGTTCCTTACTGCGCGCATCGTCGACGGGGCCGTCACGGGCGAGCTGCGTCTGGCTGCCGATGAGGCGCAGGCCAACGGACATTCTGCCTCGGGCTTCAGCCTGGCAGCCCAGGCGGCGTTCCCGCTCAGCGGAGAGGGCGCCACCTCGCTCGAATGGTCCGCGCGCCTTGCTGAAGGCACAGCGCCAGAGGCCAGCATTGCCGGCCTGCGCACGCGCGGGCGGGCGGAGTTTGACGCCCTGCCGGACATGTCGGCCAGCAGCGTGCTGGACGCGCTCACCCTGACGGTGGCGCAGGCCGAGTTTGACCAGGCCGAAGCCTCAGGCTGGCGCATCGGCCAGAGCCTCTTCTCGGCAGAGCTGGAAGGCGAGGGCGGGGTATTCCAGGGCCCGGTCTCGCTGGAGGCGGGCGCGCTTGCCGGCCCGCCCGGCACGGCACGGCAGCTGCGCCTCGCCGGAGACCTCGCCCGCACAGCAGACAAACGCATCGATTTTACCGGCGGCGTTCAGCTCAACGGCACGGCGCTGACAGCTGAAACGCTGGCCCCGGCCACCAATGCGCTGGCCCTGCCGGGCGTGCTTGCCGCTCACGGCGCCGAGCTGTCGGGCGCGCTCAGCCGCGCGGCCCAGGATTTTGACACCGCCTTTGGCCTGCGCGCAGCCTATCAGGACGGCGATCTGCGGGTCGAGGCCGATGGCCCCTCGGCGCTGGCGGCGGCGTCAGGTCTTCGCCTTGAGGCCAACGGGCCAGACGGCGGCAGCTGGCTGCGCGTGCAGGACCAGCAGGTGTTGATGAATGGCCGCCTCAGCCTCTCTGGCGGCGGCGCGCCAGACCTGTCAGCGGATATGGGCACGGCGACGCTCAGCGCAGACGCGCTCAGCCTGGAAGGCGCCGCCATCAGCCTCGCGCCCTGGTCAGCGGGCGGGCGCACGATTGCAGCAGAGCTGACTGCGCTCGATTTCTCGCGCCAGGCAGAGGGCTTCCAGGCCAAAGGGCAGGGCGACTTCACCCTCACCGGAGAACTCGAAGGCGTCACGCTTGAGCGCACCCGTCTCGCGGGCGGCCTCAGCGCGGTTCAGGATGCCTCGGGCCTGCGCGTGCAGGCTGATGGCGCCCCGTGCCTGCGGGTCACGTCAGACGGCATCGTGACCGGCGGCATCACCATTCCTGACGCGGCCTTTAACATCTGCCCGGCCGACGGGCGTTTCATCCGGCAGGGCGAGTCCCTTGCCGGGTCTGCGCGCCTCGGCGATCTCGACATTCCGATGCAGTTTTCCGGCGGGCAGGGCGTCATGGCCCTGCGCGGCGCGGCGGTTGACTGGACCTTGGCGAGCGGGTTCTCGATGCTGGTCAGCGCCGATACGCTCAGTATGCCGATGACGCTGGGCGAGAATACGCTCACCCTCGACAGCGGCGATCCGGAAATCCGCCTCGCCACAGGGGCCGGCCCCGTGCGGATCGTGGCCGGCCTCGGCCAGACCCAGTTTGGCGGCGGGCTCATCCCGGCAAATGTCTCGGCCGCCCATTTCGGCTTTGAGGGCACCAGCGCGCCGGGCGGTCTGTCAGGCGATGTCAGTGCCGATGGCGTGCGCATTGCCGATACGCTGGAAGACGCAATTTATGAGCCGGTCGTGGGTGATTTCACCGGCCGCATCGAAGGCCAGCGCCTTGTGGCGTCCGGCCCGTTCCGACTGGAAGCCTTCGGAACACAGATTGCCACCGCGAACGCCGACATCAACATCTTTGATCTTGATGGCACGGCCACCCTCAAATCCGAGCGCCTCGTCTTCGTGCCGGGCGGCGTCCAGCCGTCGATGATTTCGCGCCGGCTGGTCGGCCTCTTCACCAGCGCAGAGGGCGCGTTCACGGGCGACGCCGCATTCAAGATCACGGACGGGGATATTCAGGGAACGGCCGATCTCACGGTCACAGATTTCGGCTTTCAGACCACCCGCCTGGGCCGGGTTCAGGGCATCTCCGGCAAGGTCGCCTTCACCGACGTGATGAAGCTGACGACAGCGCCCGATCAGGAAATCACCATTGCCAGCGTCAATCCGGGCATTCCTTTCTCTGATGGTCAGGTTTTCTTCGGCCTCGATGAAGGCAAGACCCTGCGTCTCAGCTCGGTCACCTTTCCCTTTGCCGGGGGGCAGCTCGCCCTGGCGCCGCTGGACTGGTCATTGGGCGAAGTGACCGGCCAGCGGGTCGAGGTCACGGCCAGCAGCCTCAATCTCACCCAGCTGATCGAAGTGCTCAAACTGCCTGATACTGCCGCCGAAGGCACGGTCAGCGGGTCATTCCCGATCGAGTTCAGCCAGAACTCCGTCATCGTGCGCGACGCGCGCCTGATGGCCGATGGCGGCGGGCGTCTCTCCTATACCGGCGGCGCGGTAAACGCCGCCGCCGAAAACGATCCCACGGCGGCGATGGCTTTCAATGCCCTGCGCGATCTTGAATTCTATGTGCTGGAAGTCAGCCTTTCCGGCGATCTGGCAGACCGGATGCAGGCGGGCCTCGTGCTGGCTGGCCGCAATGTCCGCTCCGTCCCGGTCGGCGGGGCGATTACCATGCCGCCGGGCCAGGCGTTTGAATTCTCGATGAACTTCAACCTGCCGCTCGCACAGCTGATCGAGCAGGGGCTGCAATCGTCCAATGCCAGCGCCCTGATCGACCTGGCCACCCGGCCTGCCGAAGAGGTAGAGGCCGAGCCCGAATGA
- a CDS encoding YnbE family lipoprotein, whose amino-acid sequence MRFKPVILAAAGAIALSACTHTVKLEPSDKPIKIDLNVNITQEVRIKLDREVTDLIADNPDLF is encoded by the coding sequence ATGAGGTTCAAGCCAGTCATACTTGCCGCGGCAGGGGCTATCGCCCTGTCGGCCTGCACGCACACCGTGAAGCTCGAGCCGTCGGACAAGCCCATCAAGATCGACCTCAACGTCAACATCACGCAGGAAGTGCGCATCAAGCTGGACCGTGAAGTCACGGACCTGATCGCGGACAACCCTGACCTGTTCTGA
- a CDS encoding YdbL family protein gives MTTIRTLILGLVLMFGGVAVTQASAQGNSQIETARSTGVIGERIDGYLGVVGSADAEIVRQVQDINNRRRALYEKTAGETGTTVQQVARIAGEKQLAERVKPGEYYMDATGSWKQK, from the coding sequence ATGACCACTATTCGTACTCTGATCCTTGGCCTGGTCCTGATGTTCGGCGGCGTTGCCGTCACGCAGGCCTCTGCGCAGGGCAACTCGCAGATCGAGACGGCCCGTTCCACAGGCGTCATCGGTGAGCGCATCGACGGCTATCTCGGCGTGGTCGGCTCCGCTGACGCTGAAATTGTCCGGCAGGTGCAGGACATCAACAACCGCCGCCGCGCGCTCTATGAAAAGACCGCTGGCGAAACCGGAACGACCGTTCAACAGGTCGCCCGCATCGCCGGTGAGAAACAACTCGCCGAACGCGTGAAACCCGGTGAGTATTACATGGACGCCACCGGCAGCTGGAAACAGAAATAG
- a CDS encoding histidine phosphotransferase family protein, with the protein MNLDHARFAAFISARLCHDIVSPAATMSLSLEMLDSPGSAEEKEQSERTLREGAHGVTATLQFLRYAFGSMGLQPGTADVHQFKKLTDDYLRFQKPSIDWDLSTPVLTFAEARLIMNLVMVCLTATVRGGIIHVNVREDNGAKTLTLTCKGDRLKLKEDVVKALKGEEPEHGWRPENIQPMFAKLTCDSLGGTLHARQAPDGTVVFMATGLKPQA; encoded by the coding sequence ATGAACCTTGATCATGCGCGTTTCGCTGCATTTATCTCCGCGCGTCTCTGTCACGACATCGTCTCGCCGGCGGCGACCATGTCGCTGTCTCTGGAGATGCTCGACAGCCCTGGCAGTGCCGAGGAAAAGGAGCAGTCCGAACGCACCCTGCGCGAGGGCGCCCATGGCGTAACCGCCACGCTGCAATTCCTGCGCTACGCCTTCGGATCGATGGGCCTGCAGCCCGGAACGGCCGATGTCCACCAGTTCAAGAAGCTGACCGACGACTATCTGCGCTTCCAGAAGCCCAGCATTGACTGGGATCTGAGCACGCCGGTGCTGACCTTTGCCGAGGCCCGGCTGATCATGAACCTTGTCATGGTGTGCCTGACGGCCACCGTGCGCGGCGGTATCATCCACGTAAATGTGCGCGAGGATAACGGCGCCAAGACGCTCACCCTGACGTGCAAGGGCGACCGGCTGAAGCTGAAGGAAGACGTGGTCAAAGCCCTCAAGGGTGAGGAGCCCGAGCATGGCTGGCGCCCGGAAAACATCCAGCCGATGTTCGCCAAGCTGACTTGCGACAGCCTCGGCGGTACGCTGCATGCCCGCCAGGCGCCTGATGGCACCGTGGTGTTCATGGCCACCGGCCTCAAACCGCAAGCCTGA
- a CDS encoding response regulator, translated as MRTCLVVDDSRVVRKVASRIVRDLGFSVTEAGDGAEALKMCRESMPDAILLDWNMPTMNGIDFLRALRREEGGKVPRIVFCSIENDPEHINEALRSGADEFIMKPFDADILESKFAEVGLI; from the coding sequence ATGCGCACCTGCCTCGTTGTCGACGATTCCCGCGTAGTCCGGAAAGTTGCCTCCCGCATCGTCCGCGATCTCGGTTTCTCGGTCACCGAGGCAGGCGATGGCGCCGAAGCGTTGAAAATGTGCCGGGAATCCATGCCCGACGCGATCCTGCTGGACTGGAACATGCCGACCATGAACGGCATCGATTTCCTCCGCGCCCTGCGCCGGGAAGAGGGGGGCAAGGTGCCACGTATTGTGTTCTGTTCGATTGAAAATGATCCCGAACACATCAATGAAGCCCTGCGCTCCGGGGCGGATGAGTTCATCATGAAGCCATTTGATGCAGACATCCTGGAGAGCAAATTCGCTGAAGTCGGGCTGATCTGA
- a CDS encoding CheR family methyltransferase, translating to MAEQDMQETVFNVLADLALKATGQAIPPSRAYLMEARLSPLARREGFGSLADLVHCLESRQNAVFRNEVASALLTHDTWFFRERPVFDTVINAILPERLDATQSGRLRVWCAGGSSGQEAYSLAMLLEDEPGASLRSAKIEILSTDYCKYSTEKARNGVYNHYESQRGLSIFRLMKHFTRTDGGDWAVNDTIRSRVSFRQHNLMETASGLGKFDLIFCRHVLSGMSKSARMRVAEVLAAQMSPGAVIILGEGESFQGLTELLEPARDIRQGWVAAGTANRAAA from the coding sequence GTGGCGGAGCAGGATATGCAGGAGACGGTGTTCAACGTGCTCGCAGACCTGGCCTTGAAGGCCACCGGTCAGGCAATCCCGCCGTCACGCGCCTACCTTATGGAGGCGCGCCTGTCGCCGCTGGCGCGCCGCGAGGGCTTCGGCTCGCTCGCTGATCTCGTTCACTGTCTTGAATCGCGCCAGAACGCGGTTTTCCGGAACGAAGTCGCCTCCGCGCTGCTCACCCATGACACCTGGTTTTTCCGGGAACGACCCGTCTTCGACACGGTAATCAACGCGATCCTGCCCGAGCGCCTCGATGCCACCCAGTCGGGGCGTCTGCGCGTCTGGTGTGCCGGCGGCAGCTCCGGCCAGGAGGCCTACTCCCTCGCCATGCTGCTGGAGGACGAGCCCGGCGCCAGTCTGCGCAGCGCCAAGATCGAGATCCTCTCAACCGATTATTGCAAATACTCGACCGAGAAGGCCCGCAACGGCGTCTATAACCACTACGAATCCCAGCGGGGCCTTTCGATCTTCCGGCTGATGAAACACTTCACTCGCACCGATGGCGGCGACTGGGCGGTAAACGATACGATCCGTTCCCGTGTCAGCTTCCGCCAGCACAATTTAATGGAAACTGCTTCCGGCCTGGGCAAGTTCGATCTGATCTTCTGCCGGCACGTTCTCTCGGGCATGTCCAAGTCCGCCCGCATGCGCGTCGCCGAAGTCCTCGCCGCCCAGATGTCGCCGGGCGCGGTCATCATCCTGGGGGAAGGGGAAAGCTTCCAGGGCCTCACCGAACTCCTCGAACCCGCCCGCGACATCCGCCAGGGCTGGGTCGCGGCTGGTACGGCGAATAGGGCGGCGGCGTGA
- the mnmA gene encoding tRNA 2-thiouridine(34) synthase MnmA: protein MTIDTAAWPAGRVNSLGFAKPPHETRVVAAMSGGVDSSVVAAMLKAEGYDVIGITLQLYDHGAAIEKKGACCAGQDIHDARNVSDAIGIPHYVLDYESRFREQVMEDFADTYLSGSTPIPCIRCNQTVKFADLLATAKELGADCLATGHYIRRTDGPEGPELHRAQDASRDQSYFLFATTRAQLDFLRFPLGSLPKSEVRELAEKFALQVAAKPDSQDICFVPDGSYAKVVEKLRPGSGRGGEIVHLDGRVLGKHEGVIHYTIGQRRGLGVATGDPLFVVKIDAPARRVIVGPREALMTRGLLLEELNWLGQGSLEEAATHGARVLIRVRSTRPPVPGRLGYEDGVPAVFFDAPEEGVARGQAAVLYDLEGSTRILGGGFIARPLPADERVVAA, encoded by the coding sequence ATGACGATCGACACCGCTGCGTGGCCCGCTGGCCGCGTTAACTCGCTTGGGTTTGCCAAGCCCCCCCATGAAACCCGCGTTGTGGCGGCCATGTCTGGCGGCGTGGACAGCTCCGTTGTGGCCGCGATGCTGAAAGCCGAAGGCTATGACGTGATCGGCATCACGCTGCAGCTTTACGATCATGGCGCCGCCATCGAAAAGAAGGGCGCCTGCTGCGCGGGCCAGGACATTCACGACGCGCGCAATGTGTCCGACGCCATCGGCATTCCCCATTACGTGCTCGATTACGAATCCCGCTTCCGCGAGCAGGTCATGGAGGATTTTGCCGACACGTATCTGTCCGGCTCCACGCCCATCCCGTGCATCCGCTGCAATCAGACGGTCAAGTTTGCTGACCTCCTGGCCACGGCGAAGGAGCTGGGCGCCGATTGCCTCGCCACCGGCCACTACATCCGCCGCACGGACGGTCCGGAGGGGCCAGAGCTTCACCGCGCGCAGGATGCGAGCCGCGACCAGTCCTACTTCCTGTTCGCCACCACGCGCGCGCAGCTCGATTTCCTGCGCTTCCCGCTGGGGAGCCTTCCCAAGAGCGAAGTTCGCGAACTGGCGGAAAAATTCGCCCTGCAGGTGGCCGCCAAGCCCGACAGCCAGGACATCTGCTTCGTGCCCGATGGCTCCTACGCCAAGGTCGTTGAAAAGCTGCGCCCCGGTTCCGGGCGCGGGGGCGAGATCGTGCATCTTGATGGCCGCGTTCTGGGCAAGCATGAGGGCGTGATCCACTACACCATCGGCCAGCGCCGGGGCCTTGGCGTGGCGACCGGCGATCCGCTGTTCGTGGTGAAGATCGACGCGCCCGCGCGCCGGGTCATCGTTGGCCCGCGTGAGGCGCTGATGACGCGCGGCCTGCTGCTGGAAGAGCTTAACTGGCTGGGGCAGGGCAGCCTGGAAGAGGCCGCAACCCACGGCGCGCGCGTGCTGATCCGTGTGCGGTCAACCCGCCCGCCTGTGCCCGGGCGCCTCGGATATGAAGACGGCGTCCCGGCGGTGTTCTTCGACGCGCCCGAAGAAGGCGTCGCGCGCGGCCAGGCGGCTGTGCTCTACGACCTTGAAGGCAGCACCCGCATTCTCGGCGGCGGCTTCATCGCCCGGCCCTTGCCGGCCGATGAGCGCGTGGTGGCGGCGTAA
- a CDS encoding mitochondrial fission ELM1 family protein: protein MGSLGPSVWAVSDGRAGNAAQVRALTSALGAMDRWVRIAHIAGQAHRQEPLVLTPRAPWRWLPADRLPSPLQALPKAQRPSLVAPWPTVWIGAGRRSASLTRYARAASGGQTLTVQILDPHVAPSNFDLLVVPEHDAVTGPNVIRTVGSPAYFSPEALEEAAQAFAGLADETRNSAIVVLGGDSRVHTFTQAAADRLEGQMRELASYGWRLRLTASRRTPVPIAARFRQMAGDIGAAFWAGPQDGPNPYLAWLLFSNAALVTEDSANMLSEAAWHGLPVHIAKLEGRADKFDRLHDSLIQRGVARWFTGSLDQWSYEPLREAERVADIIVERLLERFPAPAFTSKGVTAPDWLG, encoded by the coding sequence ATGGGGTCGCTCGGACCGTCTGTCTGGGCGGTTTCGGATGGCCGCGCCGGAAATGCCGCGCAGGTGCGTGCGCTGACGTCCGCTTTGGGCGCAATGGACCGCTGGGTGCGCATTGCGCATATCGCCGGGCAAGCTCACCGGCAGGAGCCCCTTGTGCTGACACCCCGCGCGCCGTGGCGCTGGCTGCCCGCCGACCGGCTGCCATCGCCCTTGCAGGCATTGCCCAAGGCGCAGAGGCCATCACTGGTTGCCCCCTGGCCGACCGTATGGATCGGGGCGGGGCGCCGCTCGGCCTCGCTCACCCGTTATGCGCGCGCCGCCTCAGGCGGACAGACCCTCACCGTGCAGATCCTCGATCCGCATGTAGCCCCGTCAAACTTCGACCTGCTCGTCGTGCCCGAGCATGACGCCGTAACCGGCCCGAATGTCATCCGCACGGTCGGTTCGCCGGCCTATTTCTCGCCCGAAGCGCTGGAAGAAGCCGCGCAGGCCTTTGCGGGCCTTGCCGATGAAACCCGAAACTCTGCCATCGTTGTTCTGGGCGGTGACTCGCGGGTTCATACCTTTACGCAAGCTGCGGCAGACCGGCTGGAGGGCCAGATGCGCGAGCTTGCGAGCTATGGCTGGCGTTTGCGGCTCACCGCCTCACGCCGCACACCGGTGCCCATTGCGGCGCGCTTCCGGCAGATGGCGGGCGACATCGGCGCCGCCTTCTGGGCCGGGCCGCAGGACGGACCAAACCCCTATCTCGCCTGGCTTCTCTTCTCCAATGCCGCCCTCGTCACCGAAGACAGCGCCAACATGCTGTCTGAAGCGGCCTGGCATGGCCTGCCGGTGCATATCGCCAAGCTGGAAGGGCGCGCCGACAAGTTCGACCGCCTGCATGACAGCCTGATCCAGCGCGGCGTGGCCCGCTGGTTCACTGGCTCGCTTGATCAGTGGTCCTACGAACCGCTGCGCGAGGCAGAGCGGGTAGCCGACATCATCGTGGAGCGCCTGCTGGAGCGTTTTCCGGCGCCCGCTTTCACGAGCAAGGGCGTGACGGCGCCGGACTGGCTAGGCTGA
- the greA gene encoding transcription elongation factor GreA: protein MERIPMTAEGHAALQAELKVLKSVERPSIIAAISEARSHGDLSENAEYHAAKEKQSFIEGRISELDDKLARADVIDVSKLGGSKVRFGATVTIADVDTEDEQTYKIVGEDEADVKQGKISVTSPIARALIGKEEGDEAEVAAPAGARAYEVIKVVYK, encoded by the coding sequence ATGGAACGCATTCCGATGACCGCCGAAGGGCATGCCGCGCTTCAGGCTGAACTGAAGGTGCTCAAATCCGTTGAGCGCCCAAGCATCATTGCGGCAATTTCCGAAGCCCGCTCGCATGGCGACCTGTCGGAGAACGCCGAATATCACGCGGCCAAGGAGAAGCAGAGCTTCATCGAAGGCCGTATCAGCGAGCTGGACGACAAGCTGGCGCGCGCTGACGTGATCGATGTGTCCAAGCTGGGCGGCTCGAAAGTGCGCTTTGGTGCAACTGTAACCATTGCGGATGTCGACACCGAAGACGAGCAGACCTACAAGATCGTGGGCGAGGACGAAGCGGATGTGAAACAGGGCAAGATCTCTGTCACCTCCCCTATCGCCCGCGCACTGATCGGCAAGGAAGAAGGCGACGAGGCCGAAGTAGCCGCGCCCGCCGGCGCCCGCGCCTATGAGGTTATCAAGGTCGTTTACAAGTAA